A part of Melittangium boletus DSM 14713 genomic DNA contains:
- a CDS encoding aromatic-ring-hydroxylating dioxygenase subunit beta produces the protein MSAELSAPTPFVPSFVPGPALQYALEQFLFTEAALLDEHRYEEWLKLFTPDARYRMPARTNHAALESERRELLDPDAPAHFDDDFRGLSLRVGRLMSGLAWSESPLSRTRRLVSNVRSRALPEPGALEVFSSFLLYRSSQEHDVDVFAGMRRDVLRRGDMPGSWRIAHRTVLLDQTVILASNLSVFF, from the coding sequence ATGAGCGCTGAACTCTCCGCCCCCACGCCGTTCGTTCCCTCGTTCGTGCCCGGGCCCGCGTTGCAGTACGCGCTCGAGCAATTCCTCTTCACCGAGGCGGCGCTGCTCGATGAGCACCGCTACGAGGAATGGCTGAAGCTGTTCACCCCGGACGCGCGCTACCGGATGCCCGCGCGCACCAACCACGCGGCGCTCGAGTCCGAGCGCCGGGAGCTGCTGGACCCGGACGCGCCCGCGCACTTCGACGATGACTTCCGGGGCCTGTCGCTGCGCGTGGGGCGGTTGATGTCCGGGCTCGCCTGGTCGGAGTCCCCGCTCAGCCGCACGCGCCGTCTGGTGAGCAACGTGCGGTCGCGGGCCCTTCCCGAGCCCGGAGCGCTGGAGGTGTTCTCCTCCTTCCTGCTCTACCGCTCGAGCCAGGAGCATGACGTGGATGTCTTCGCGGGGATGCGCCGCGACGTGCTCCGCCGGGGAGACATGCCAGGCTCCTGGCGCATCGCGCATCGGACGGTGCTCCTGGATCAAACTGTCATCCTCGCCAGCAATCTCAGCGTCTTCTTTTGA